A window of the Xiashengella succiniciproducens genome harbors these coding sequences:
- a CDS encoding O-antigen ligase family protein, whose amino-acid sequence MKKGSAHIVTLVQLLILCAMFSTAFMVSRGFFNDLLTAKQYGLEICALFGAVLLTLTLPFKRQIKFTKADGLVVLFVLWHLLSELLSDAPYSSYSKTLFNTLLWSLIYVFVRNQSAGPLFHWGGVSLFLLIALGQAGLGLMQLYGFSPSHHALFSITGTFHNPGPFSGFVASALPMALGIIAFPTLVMDASKTINANHPVLLSVFFRVLAWTTLIAVAFVLPPAQSRAAWIAGTVGCLFVLTCHPVFKSFWHSLKNKLHSFSIPMRVLCLFAILLVVLVIGFGLYTMKKGSADGRVLIWQVTSQLIKQKPITGHGSGAFAALYMNEQANWFEAGKGTETQSMVAGSPEAPFNEVLKLWLEKGLLAVVLAGALLYFLLRNKSLPAASSWQADQDQEQSFAGPVPNIGVKGSLIALLVFSFFSYPFAISSFVLQLVFLAALLAGASKTILTIKGRKAILFTLPFAMAILVVSIHYYPHRKEHYQAMSVWHEAERWYNFRAYQAAVETYKKALPELNTNGLFLQMYGKALSMTEKHEESNKVLILAQKYLSSQIIQNTLGDNHKALGNFEAAEKAYRKSSLMIPSSLLPKYLSAKLFIESDQPNKARLLAEDILNSPIKVESSATKEIIREMKKNLDTEE is encoded by the coding sequence ATGAAAAAAGGCAGCGCCCATATCGTAACCCTGGTTCAGCTACTGATCCTATGCGCCATGTTCTCAACGGCGTTTATGGTGTCCCGGGGTTTCTTTAACGACCTGCTTACCGCCAAACAATACGGTCTTGAAATCTGCGCGCTGTTTGGTGCAGTTCTTCTAACGCTCACCCTTCCTTTTAAAAGACAGATTAAGTTTACAAAAGCCGATGGCCTTGTAGTTCTTTTTGTTCTGTGGCACCTCCTTAGCGAGCTCCTTTCAGATGCGCCCTACAGCTCCTATAGTAAAACGCTGTTTAACACCCTTCTCTGGAGTTTAATCTATGTTTTTGTCCGTAACCAATCTGCTGGTCCTCTTTTTCATTGGGGAGGGGTCAGTCTGTTTCTACTTATTGCGCTGGGCCAAGCAGGTTTGGGTTTGATGCAGTTGTATGGATTCTCCCCATCCCATCATGCATTATTTAGTATTACCGGAACCTTTCACAATCCAGGTCCCTTCTCAGGGTTTGTCGCAAGTGCACTTCCAATGGCGTTAGGAATTATTGCGTTTCCGACCTTGGTGATGGATGCTTCCAAAACCATCAACGCAAACCATCCCGTTCTTCTCTCTGTTTTTTTTAGAGTCTTAGCCTGGACCACCCTTATTGCCGTAGCATTTGTACTGCCTCCCGCGCAATCCAGGGCAGCCTGGATTGCAGGCACGGTCGGGTGCCTATTCGTGTTGACATGCCATCCGGTATTTAAGTCCTTCTGGCATAGTTTAAAAAATAAGCTTCATTCCTTCTCAATACCCATGCGGGTATTGTGCTTGTTTGCCATCCTGCTTGTCGTTCTGGTTATAGGTTTTGGACTTTACACCATGAAAAAGGGCTCGGCAGACGGCAGAGTGCTCATTTGGCAGGTCACCAGTCAGCTGATAAAACAAAAACCCATAACGGGTCATGGTTCAGGTGCATTTGCTGCGCTGTATATGAATGAGCAGGCCAACTGGTTCGAAGCAGGCAAAGGAACCGAAACACAATCTATGGTGGCCGGCTCACCGGAAGCTCCCTTTAATGAAGTATTGAAGCTCTGGCTGGAAAAGGGCCTCCTTGCTGTTGTTCTGGCCGGTGCCCTACTGTATTTCTTGTTAAGAAACAAAAGTCTTCCAGCGGCCTCATCATGGCAAGCAGACCAGGACCAAGAGCAATCATTTGCTGGCCCAGTCCCAAACATCGGTGTCAAGGGTTCTTTGATTGCCCTGTTGGTCTTCAGTTTCTTCTCCTATCCCTTCGCTATCAGTTCCTTTGTTTTGCAGCTGGTCTTTTTAGCAGCGCTTTTAGCTGGCGCCTCCAAAACAATACTTACAATAAAAGGGCGCAAGGCCATCTTGTTTACCCTGCCATTTGCCATGGCCATTCTGGTGGTTAGTATCCATTATTATCCACACCGCAAGGAGCATTACCAGGCAATGAGCGTATGGCACGAAGCCGAACGCTGGTATAATTTCCGTGCCTATCAGGCAGCAGTGGAGACTTACAAAAAAGCGCTTCCTGAATTAAATACAAACGGCCTGTTTCTCCAAATGTACGGCAAGGCCTTAAGTATGACCGAGAAGCACGAAGAAAGCAACAAAGTACTTATTCTTGCTCAAAAGTACCTCAGCAGTCAAATCATTCAAAATACGCTTGGCGACAACCACAAAGCACTGGGCAACTTTGAAGCTGCAGAAAAGGCTTATCGTAAAAGCAGCCTTATGATTCCCTCATCACTGCTGCCCAAGTACCTGTCTGCAAAACTTTTTATAGAAAGCGACCAGCCCAATAAAGCAAGACTATTGGCCGAAGATATCCTCAATAGTCCAATAAAAGTGGAATCTTCCGCAACAAAAGAAATAATTAGAGAGATGAAAAAAAATTTAGATACAGAAGAGTAG
- a CDS encoding 6-bladed beta-propeller: MTRPVFFFLILIVLGCSHYRNKEFVTLPTHGAIKLMKRNDSIPTVSLFPNKAEEYYLFTDLKDVSGFDGIVPNLEYEYIALDNSIGYIGEVKNILFIKDRIIIHDCSVNDVAVFIFTMEGVGIKRIKAEGRGPSEFLGIAQIFTFPGADYFVVKDDKSSRFQYFDLNGEYIKTEHTMLHISACMPINDSVLVSGSSYRQNYHIEDLVEYSIYSGVKDSIIYKGLPYKHYQKTLWAVNSFFTNYRGDIQIRQHASDSIYQILNDSTYFVPYVVKFDKSVQQKFESMPVETNFDELYWEYVTKSGYQDIVSFLENDNCIQYICGLGDGLLYMYLYDKQNNKTYKFSTVLSAHPIKLLYTGEAPVTIHENKFVAAIPGYKILDGTKRNLVTYDEKGNIITEVPVEYDESVAHIVENINENSNPVLMLYRFEFN, translated from the coding sequence ATGACAAGACCGGTGTTTTTCTTTCTGATATTAATAGTTCTTGGTTGTAGCCATTACAGAAACAAGGAGTTTGTTACGCTTCCAACTCATGGAGCCATTAAATTAATGAAGAGGAATGATTCAATTCCTACTGTTTCTCTTTTCCCTAATAAGGCCGAAGAATATTATTTGTTTACAGACCTAAAGGATGTGTCAGGCTTCGATGGGATTGTACCGAATTTGGAATATGAATATATAGCTCTTGATAATAGCATAGGATACATTGGCGAGGTTAAGAATATCCTTTTTATTAAGGATCGCATTATTATACATGATTGTAGTGTAAATGATGTGGCTGTCTTCATATTTACTATGGAGGGTGTTGGAATAAAAAGAATAAAGGCAGAGGGTCGAGGCCCTTCAGAATTTTTGGGGATAGCCCAAATATTTACGTTTCCCGGGGCTGATTATTTTGTGGTTAAGGACGACAAATCCTCAAGGTTTCAATACTTTGACTTAAACGGAGAATATATAAAAACTGAACACACAATGCTACATATCTCTGCTTGTATGCCAATTAATGATTCAGTGTTAGTGAGCGGAAGTAGTTATAGGCAGAATTATCATATTGAGGATTTAGTAGAATACAGTATATATTCCGGAGTCAAAGACTCAATTATATACAAGGGTCTTCCTTATAAACATTACCAAAAAACTTTATGGGCAGTCAATTCTTTTTTTACTAATTACCGTGGGGATATTCAAATACGACAGCATGCAAGTGATTCGATATACCAAATTCTAAATGATTCGACTTATTTTGTTCCATATGTTGTCAAATTTGATAAATCCGTTCAACAAAAGTTTGAAAGCATGCCTGTTGAGACAAATTTTGATGAACTGTATTGGGAATATGTCACGAAGAGCGGGTATCAAGATATAGTATCATTTTTAGAAAATGATAATTGTATACAGTATATATGTGGGCTAGGGGATGGCTTGCTCTATATGTATCTCTATGATAAACAAAACAATAAAACATATAAATTCAGCACAGTGCTCTCTGCCCATCCCATAAAACTGTTATATACAGGAGAGGCTCCGGTAACTATACATGAAAATAAATTTGTTGCGGCTATCCCCGGATACAAAATTCTTGATGGTACCAAAAGAAACCTAGTTACCTATGATGAAAAGGGCAATATTATAACGGAGGTTCCAGTTGAGTATGATGAATCTGTCGCTCACATTGTTGAGAATATTAATGAAAACTCCAATCCGGTATTGATGTTATACAGGTTTGAGTTTAATTAG
- a CDS encoding 6-bladed beta-propeller, producing MKNLFILSLLFLIFSSCNKRSNKNGIFYTSENTSVLERVSSNEQPIVVRKDSEITQLYDKETLDCDSAYNKIIPYAYDVDYILLDPKDVIIGKIDKIEFFEDRLFILDEKSAAIYIFNRTGRFIRKICNKGRGPGEYLFLNDFSIDRANGLIVVGADFKIQYYDLDGNFISEHAQDDYYVAFVADTLGRLHFFSSLNQNIGYPMQDWSVFSQIKDSVISIGFPFLSFNYKDVMPARDNLAFRNGRGEVLIRQLLTDSIFRINSDLTYSLHAYFEIESGQSRHNILKNFNGSQKEASSIIMSGYKLSNYYETSAAVYGSYLTPKGGLSFLICRKTGKQYHINHGLSVSGCTLDDDRFLLTSLLQAPKAVTDDDRFVGYIWPMILEEFIGI from the coding sequence GTGAAAAATCTTTTTATCCTAAGCTTATTGTTTTTGATATTTAGTTCTTGTAACAAACGAAGTAATAAAAACGGGATATTTTACACTTCTGAGAACACCTCTGTCTTAGAGCGAGTATCATCTAATGAGCAGCCGATTGTAGTAAGGAAAGATTCTGAGATAACACAACTGTATGATAAAGAAACTCTAGATTGTGATTCGGCATATAATAAAATCATTCCTTATGCTTACGATGTGGATTATATACTATTGGATCCCAAGGATGTAATTATAGGGAAAATCGATAAGATTGAGTTTTTTGAAGATAGACTCTTTATTCTCGATGAAAAAAGTGCTGCTATATACATTTTCAATAGGACGGGACGATTTATAAGGAAGATTTGCAACAAGGGTCGGGGACCGGGAGAATATTTGTTTTTAAATGATTTTTCAATAGACAGGGCGAATGGCTTAATTGTAGTAGGAGCTGATTTTAAAATTCAGTATTATGATTTGGATGGGAATTTTATTAGTGAACATGCTCAAGATGATTATTATGTTGCATTTGTTGCAGATACCTTAGGTCGTTTGCATTTTTTTTCCTCTTTAAATCAAAATATCGGATATCCAATGCAAGATTGGTCAGTTTTTTCTCAAATCAAAGACTCCGTAATATCGATAGGTTTTCCTTTTTTAAGTTTTAACTATAAAGACGTTATGCCTGCACGTGATAATTTAGCATTCAGGAATGGTCGTGGGGAGGTTCTAATAAGGCAATTATTAACTGATTCAATATTTCGTATTAATTCAGATTTAACATATAGCCTTCATGCTTACTTTGAGATTGAATCGGGTCAGTCAAGGCACAATATTTTAAAGAACTTCAATGGATCACAAAAAGAGGCGAGTTCAATTATCATGAGTGGCTATAAGTTATCTAATTACTATGAAACATCAGCAGCTGTATATGGGTCATATCTCACCCCAAAAGGGGGCTTGAGTTTTCTAATATGCAGAAAAACAGGTAAACAGTATCATATAAATCATGGATTATCAGTTTCAGGATGTACTCTTGATGATGATCGATTTTTGCTAACATCACTTCTTCAGGCACCTAAGGCTGTTACGGATGATGATCGTTTTGTTGGGTATATATGGCCAATGATTCTTGAAGAGTTTATCGGGATATAG
- a CDS encoding efflux RND transporter periplasmic adaptor subunit yields the protein MKYLIPLLLPIVCVACSTSQAGDTESADAARLSFVEPAKVEVSTITAQKGSFDLELISNGKLEAQSKAVVPFTVQEQIVSINVYEGQYVSSGQVLGRLDTFSFQKRLSDAVNAYEQAQLDLEDRLLGLGYSIGDTATIPDNILKMAQLRSNFNIAVSSLQEAERNYEQATIKAPISGIVANLYARENNHSSGFQYFCQILDISTMSIVFNVLETELPAIKKGQSVEVFPFALSGQSFKGTVTSINPAIDERGMVRIMACIPNPDGKLLDGMNARVLLKNSVPDCIIIPKEAVLYRQNRKVVFVYKEGKAIWTYVETSHENSTNVAVTDGLEEGMEVIVENNINLAHEAEVVLRNKDSH from the coding sequence ATGAAATACCTTATTCCTCTATTGTTACCCATTGTTTGCGTTGCCTGTTCAACATCACAGGCCGGAGATACTGAGAGTGCCGATGCGGCACGTTTGTCATTCGTGGAACCTGCTAAAGTTGAGGTTTCTACAATTACAGCACAAAAGGGCAGTTTTGATCTTGAGCTGATAAGCAACGGCAAGCTGGAAGCCCAGAGCAAAGCAGTGGTTCCATTTACAGTTCAGGAGCAGATAGTCAGTATCAATGTATATGAGGGACAATATGTATCTTCAGGTCAGGTTTTGGGTAGGCTTGATACTTTCAGCTTCCAAAAAAGATTGAGCGATGCTGTCAATGCTTATGAGCAGGCTCAGCTCGACCTTGAAGACCGTCTCCTGGGCCTTGGATATTCTATTGGTGATACAGCGACCATACCTGATAATATCCTTAAGATGGCTCAGTTGCGAAGTAACTTCAACATTGCTGTATCATCCTTACAAGAAGCAGAGCGCAATTACGAACAGGCAACTATCAAAGCGCCTATAAGCGGTATAGTAGCCAACCTGTATGCCAGGGAAAATAATCACTCTTCAGGGTTTCAATATTTTTGCCAGATCCTGGACATCAGCACTATGTCAATAGTATTTAATGTGCTTGAAACTGAGTTGCCCGCAATTAAGAAAGGGCAGAGTGTAGAAGTCTTTCCTTTTGCATTGTCGGGACAGTCATTCAAAGGTACTGTCACCAGCATTAATCCGGCTATTGATGAAAGAGGTATGGTACGCATCATGGCATGTATTCCAAATCCTGACGGTAAACTGCTTGACGGAATGAATGCAAGGGTTTTGTTAAAAAATTCAGTACCTGACTGCATAATTATTCCAAAGGAAGCGGTTTTGTACAGGCAAAACCGCAAGGTTGTATTTGTATACAAAGAAGGTAAGGCAATCTGGACTTATGTTGAGACAAGTCACGAGAACTCTACAAATGTTGCTGTAACTGATGGACTTGAAGAAGGTATGGAAGTGATTGTTGAGAATAACATCAACCTGGCTCATGAAGCAGAAGTAGTTCTCCGAAATAAGGATTCACACTAG
- a CDS encoding efflux RND transporter permease subunit, whose protein sequence is MKSSFSVNIGFLVLSIIGLALLPKLSVQLQPQSGGDQVFVRFSWYGMGAEVVEREVTSPIEGALSSLRGLQNISSSSYKGGGYISLEFKKGTDMDAARFEVSSILRSLHPRLPQGVPLPMVSYTSGADEDDPLLLIYTINGEGTAYSLREFAMNNIAPQISNLNDVSRVEVSGAQPLEWELVYDKETLNIYGLHVADLQTAIRKAMERKELGLSHTTKDGKTESIHVAFSPATTDSVRWEDIVVASSAGRIIKLTDIVHPRLKEVEPISYFRVNGLTTIYLRVYSVRGGNQMALSKEINSLISELKLSFPQNFSMLVNYDASEYIGSEIQKIVSRALLAIIILLLFVLLISRRWRYLLIVSLSLLANICVGFVFYYLLGVEIHLISLASFTVSLGIIIDNTIIMADHIRNFGNRRAFMAILAATVTTIGAMTVVFFLKEEQRMQLIDFAIVIVINLCVSLAVALLLVPAMMDKLPLGKTVGSKFFRHRRITVRLSRVYSGFIKFGLNHRKLFIFLLVWAFGFPVFLLPDKVETKEQKEWSIYSAIEKPTSPWYISLYNKTLGSPSYVSGIKPWASRILGGSWYLFYSYFATQDFNWDNSRTVLYARGSMPDGSTIHQMNDVFLELENFLAGFEEIDMFISTIYGIDNSQIEITFRPEHETGIFPHRLKNELIRKVNQIGSADFQIHGVGQGFSNMMYENQGSNRLLLTGYNYDLLLKLADRFRDSLEVNPRVSNVIIGASSSWWAKPRYEFVMRLNRDRLEETGSSLRGLYSNLQFVTPGDVNAGYVSGKDGAMDVVLRDVNKGRTNVWTMENSLLMSNYAGMRLKDIGKMERERTGDQIRKNNQVYELNIHYEFIGPWELNRRVRERFIEQARNYLPLGFYLHDASNWGGWRQDEKSQYWLLFMVVAIVFLLCSILFESLRQPLAVLMVIPVSFIGLFLTFSLFKLNFDQGGYAAMLLLCALTINASIYIINEYNNMRKANRRLSSFRLYIKAFNHKIIPILLTIFSTILGLMPFLIGGKGEGFWFSLAAGATGGLIFSLLGVIIWLPLVFIRNKKS, encoded by the coding sequence ATGAAGAGTTCTTTTTCAGTGAACATTGGTTTCCTGGTCCTTTCCATTATTGGCCTTGCCCTGTTACCCAAGCTTTCAGTTCAGCTTCAGCCTCAAAGCGGTGGTGATCAGGTTTTTGTGCGTTTTTCATGGTATGGAATGGGGGCAGAGGTTGTTGAGAGGGAGGTTACTTCTCCTATTGAGGGTGCCTTGTCCTCACTCAGAGGGTTGCAGAATATTTCTTCAAGTTCCTATAAGGGGGGAGGCTATATCTCGCTTGAATTTAAGAAAGGAACTGATATGGATGCAGCCAGATTTGAGGTGTCCTCAATACTACGAAGTCTGCATCCACGTTTGCCTCAAGGAGTTCCTCTACCTATGGTGAGTTATACAAGTGGTGCGGATGAGGATGACCCCTTACTTCTGATATATACGATAAATGGGGAAGGTACAGCCTACTCTCTTCGGGAGTTTGCAATGAATAATATAGCCCCTCAGATTAGTAACCTTAATGACGTTAGCCGGGTGGAGGTTAGTGGTGCTCAACCTCTGGAGTGGGAACTGGTATATGATAAGGAGACGCTAAATATCTATGGGCTTCATGTTGCTGATTTGCAAACTGCTATCAGGAAGGCTATGGAGCGCAAGGAATTAGGTCTTTCGCATACTACTAAAGATGGTAAAACGGAAAGCATCCATGTGGCATTCTCTCCAGCTACAACCGACTCTGTCAGATGGGAAGATATTGTTGTTGCCAGTTCCGCTGGGAGAATTATCAAACTGACAGATATTGTTCATCCTCGTCTAAAAGAGGTTGAGCCAATATCTTACTTTAGAGTGAATGGGCTTACAACAATTTACCTGCGGGTTTACTCAGTACGAGGGGGCAATCAGATGGCTCTTTCTAAGGAAATTAATTCGCTGATCAGCGAATTAAAGCTTAGCTTTCCTCAGAACTTTTCAATGCTTGTAAATTATGATGCGTCGGAGTATATAGGTTCAGAGATTCAGAAGATTGTTTCAAGAGCCCTACTCGCCATTATCATCCTCTTATTATTTGTCTTGTTGATCAGCCGCCGTTGGCGCTATCTACTTATTGTTTCGCTTAGCCTACTGGCCAATATCTGTGTAGGCTTTGTATTCTATTACCTTCTTGGGGTTGAGATTCACCTTATTAGCCTTGCAAGTTTTACCGTATCCCTGGGTATTATTATCGACAACACGATAATAATGGCCGATCATATTAGGAATTTCGGTAATCGTAGGGCCTTTATGGCTATTCTTGCTGCAACGGTCACAACAATCGGGGCCATGACCGTAGTTTTCTTCTTAAAGGAAGAACAGAGAATGCAGCTGATAGATTTTGCCATTGTGATTGTCATTAATCTGTGTGTGTCTTTAGCGGTAGCTTTGTTGTTGGTCCCTGCCATGATGGACAAGCTCCCACTTGGCAAAACCGTTGGTAGTAAGTTTTTCAGGCATAGAAGGATCACAGTAAGACTTAGTCGTGTCTATTCCGGTTTTATAAAGTTTGGCCTAAATCACAGGAAACTCTTTATTTTCCTTTTGGTTTGGGCTTTTGGATTTCCGGTTTTCCTTCTACCCGACAAGGTTGAGACCAAAGAACAGAAAGAATGGAGCATCTATTCAGCCATCGAAAAGCCTACATCACCATGGTATATCTCATTGTATAACAAGACCCTGGGTAGTCCAAGCTATGTGTCAGGTATCAAACCTTGGGCAAGTCGAATACTTGGGGGAAGTTGGTATTTGTTTTACAGCTACTTCGCAACACAGGACTTTAACTGGGATAATTCACGCACAGTGCTGTATGCAAGGGGGAGCATGCCTGACGGATCTACTATCCATCAGATGAATGATGTGTTCCTGGAGCTGGAAAATTTCCTTGCCGGTTTTGAAGAGATTGACATGTTTATCTCCACAATATATGGTATCGACAATTCCCAAATCGAAATTACTTTCAGACCGGAGCACGAAACCGGGATATTCCCTCACAGGTTAAAGAATGAACTGATCAGGAAGGTCAATCAGATAGGTAGTGCTGATTTTCAAATTCATGGTGTGGGTCAGGGATTTAGTAATATGATGTATGAAAACCAGGGAAGCAACAGATTGCTTTTGACTGGTTACAACTATGATCTCTTACTAAAGCTTGCTGATCGGTTTAGAGACAGCCTTGAGGTCAATCCCCGGGTTAGTAATGTTATCATTGGTGCAAGTTCATCATGGTGGGCAAAACCACGGTATGAGTTTGTAATGAGACTCAACCGTGATCGACTGGAAGAAACAGGTAGTTCGCTAAGAGGCCTTTATTCCAATCTACAGTTTGTAACTCCCGGTGATGTAAACGCCGGATATGTGTCCGGCAAGGATGGGGCTATGGATGTAGTTTTAAGAGATGTAAATAAGGGGCGTACTAATGTGTGGACAATGGAAAACAGCCTGCTAATGTCTAACTACGCAGGGATGCGACTCAAGGATATCGGGAAGATGGAAAGGGAGAGAACAGGAGATCAGATTCGAAAAAATAATCAGGTGTATGAATTAAATATACATTATGAATTTATTGGACCCTGGGAATTAAACAGGAGGGTGCGTGAGCGCTTTATCGAACAAGCACGAAACTATCTACCTTTGGGATTCTACCTTCATGATGCAAGCAATTGGGGCGGATGGCGGCAGGATGAGAAGTCGCAATACTGGTTGCTATTTATGGTGGTGGCGATAGTATTCCTACTGTGTTCAATCCTATTTGAGTCATTGAGACAACCGTTGGCGGTCCTAATGGTCATACCAGTATCATTTATTGGACTGTTTCTGACTTTTTCATTGTTCAAATTGAACTTTGATCAGGGAGGCTATGCAGCCATGCTACTACTATGTGCACTAACAATAAATGCATCGATATACATTATCAATGAATACAATAATATGAGGAAGGCAAATCGAAGGCTATCAAGTTTTAGATTGTATATCAAAGCATTTAACCATAAGATAATACCCATATTACTAACTATTTTTTCGACAATACTGGGGCTCATGCCTTTCCTGATAGGTGGAAAGGGTGAAGGATTCTGGTTCTCATTAGCCGCCGGTGCTACCGGAGGTCTAATATTCTCTTTGTTGGGAGTAATTATTTGGCTTCCTCTGGTTTTTATAAGAAATAAGAAATCATGA